A single window of Nasonia vitripennis strain AsymCx chromosome 4, Nvit_psr_1.1, whole genome shotgun sequence DNA harbors:
- the LOC100679364 gene encoding uncharacterized protein LOC100679364 isoform X3 — protein sequence MKPIISIGPYQRSIKQMVQSSPLRFYGLEQERVDLIQLRKDLIYWLDSLEDFFDGNYLTWHFPARLLKLRNSEQSLQELKTRYIGKESLKHSPRKNDINLQLSFKEMRSRVAKFVKELRDFWIVASIKYAESVAKSTDSLKQRRLRCCGLIDL from the exons ATGAAGCCAATCATCAGTATAG GGCCCTACCAACGCAGCATCAAGCAAATGGTGCAAAGCTCTCCGCTCCGATTTTACGGACTGGAGCAAGAACGAGTGGATCTGATCCAGTTGAGAAAAGATTTGATATACTGGCTCGATTCTTTGGAGGACTTTTTCGACGGTAACTATCTCACCTGGCACTTCCCGGCACGATTGCTGAAGCTTCGAAATTCCGAGCAGAGCTTGCAGGAGTTGAAGACGAGATACATCGGCAAAGAAAGTTTGAAGCATTCACCTCGTAAAAACGATATCAACTTGCAGTTATCTTTTAAGGAGATGAGATCGCGAGTGGCTAAGTTTGTAAAGGAGCTGCGAGATTTTTGGATAGTCGCTAGCATAAA ATACGCTGAGAGCGTAGCGAAGAGTACGGATAGTTTGAAGCAGAGAAGGTTGCGCTGCTGTGGTCTGATTGATTTGTAA
- the LOC100679364 gene encoding uncharacterized protein LOC100679364 isoform X2, whose translation MKPIISIADMILASEGPYQRSIKQMVQSSPLRFYGLEQERVDLIQLRKDLIYWLDSLEDFFDGNYLTWHFPARLLKLRNSEQSLQELKTRYIGKESLKHSPRKNDINLQLSFKEMRSRVAKFVKELRDFWIVASIKYAESVAKSTDSLKQRRLRCCGLIDL comes from the exons ATGAAGCCAATCATCAGTATAG CCGATATGATTCTCGCATCCGAAGGGCCCTACCAACGCAGCATCAAGCAAATGGTGCAAAGCTCTCCGCTCCGATTTTACGGACTGGAGCAAGAACGAGTGGATCTGATCCAGTTGAGAAAAGATTTGATATACTGGCTCGATTCTTTGGAGGACTTTTTCGACGGTAACTATCTCACCTGGCACTTCCCGGCACGATTGCTGAAGCTTCGAAATTCCGAGCAGAGCTTGCAGGAGTTGAAGACGAGATACATCGGCAAAGAAAGTTTGAAGCATTCACCTCGTAAAAACGATATCAACTTGCAGTTATCTTTTAAGGAGATGAGATCGCGAGTGGCTAAGTTTGTAAAGGAGCTGCGAGATTTTTGGATAGTCGCTAGCATAAA ATACGCTGAGAGCGTAGCGAAGAGTACGGATAGTTTGAAGCAGAGAAGGTTGCGCTGCTGTGGTCTGATTGATTTGTAA
- the LOC100679364 gene encoding uncharacterized protein LOC100679364 isoform X1, protein MKPIISIVDKKFYEIPADMILASEGPYQRSIKQMVQSSPLRFYGLEQERVDLIQLRKDLIYWLDSLEDFFDGNYLTWHFPARLLKLRNSEQSLQELKTRYIGKESLKHSPRKNDINLQLSFKEMRSRVAKFVKELRDFWIVASIKYAESVAKSTDSLKQRRLRCCGLIDL, encoded by the exons ATGAAGCCAATCATCAGTATAG TCGACAAAAAATTCTATGAAATTCCAGCCGATATGATTCTCGCATCCGAAGGGCCCTACCAACGCAGCATCAAGCAAATGGTGCAAAGCTCTCCGCTCCGATTTTACGGACTGGAGCAAGAACGAGTGGATCTGATCCAGTTGAGAAAAGATTTGATATACTGGCTCGATTCTTTGGAGGACTTTTTCGACGGTAACTATCTCACCTGGCACTTCCCGGCACGATTGCTGAAGCTTCGAAATTCCGAGCAGAGCTTGCAGGAGTTGAAGACGAGATACATCGGCAAAGAAAGTTTGAAGCATTCACCTCGTAAAAACGATATCAACTTGCAGTTATCTTTTAAGGAGATGAGATCGCGAGTGGCTAAGTTTGTAAAGGAGCTGCGAGATTTTTGGATAGTCGCTAGCATAAA ATACGCTGAGAGCGTAGCGAAGAGTACGGATAGTTTGAAGCAGAGAAGGTTGCGCTGCTGTGGTCTGATTGATTTGTAA
- the LOC100679334 gene encoding uncharacterized protein LOC100679334, giving the protein MKSTASKSQAMKLCYVINNAILASKGPYKHSIEQMLQSSSLRIYGLEQERVDLSQLKKDLDYWLESLQDLLDGDCPDWNSSSRFLSLQKSEQKLCELKFKYARGRKPTQSTVGRFSVRLPVEEMRRRVAQLVKGLRDFWIAASILYTERVAKSTSSMGQRKLRCNGVVEL; this is encoded by the exons ATGAAATCTACTGCATCAAAGAGTCAGGCCATGAAGCTGTGCTACGTTATCA ACAACGCGATTCTCGCCTCCAAAGGACCCTACAAACACAGCATCGAACAAATGTTGCAAAGCTCGTCGCTCCGTATTTACGGACTGGAGCAAGAGCGCGTGGACCTAAGCCAGCTAAAAAAAGATTTGGATTACTGGCTCGAATCCTTACAGGACCTACTCGACGGAGACTGTCCCGACTGGAATTCCTCGTCGAGATTTCTCTCGCTCCAGAAGTCGGAGCAGAAGCTGTGCGAATTAAAGTTCAAATACGCCAGAGGAAGGAAACCTACACAGTCGACGGTGGGTCGTTTCAGTGTGCGGTTACCCGTCGAGGAGATGAGGAGAAGAGTAGCTCAGCTGGTTAAGGGGCTGAGAGATTTTTGGATTGCTGCCAGCATCTT GTACACCGAGAGAGTAGCGAAGAGCACGAGTAGCATGGGACAGAGGAAGCTGCGCTGCAACGGTGTGGtggaattataa
- the LOC100679255 gene encoding TATA box-binding protein-associated factor RNA polymerase I subunit B, whose product MFSQSQNVQRCALCNGTNFYKEAGYYFCSTCQTQNDDIREEVLETRYDLTTRLRKTKIRIDKSEKTDIIGWTSWELYNFVLIGITNELIEIGAHPDVKLTILQLWTYYLTKLEVAFTSRTKKCIPKMARRYHKKDAEIIYGKIQQKKKKKRKKTSNASASSMISSYASQGSSSVRELNKSKRLLVKSEYNKYLQSQASSDTDGFSSLNQSLYSLKSSISSQQSSNNIRIRFNKKAKLETRKVRALSKNVPRAKRMNYRKKHVTTQYASGPNIITPLKLWSIIYLALRINNQDIHLSDMLRFGREGHLSYYTLAHLLPPEITLTKTDVNLLTQTTDITHKGLRRNTASIAKFLNVYDFSKPNFLSLIRRYCEDLELPRGIFIYAERIFLSSPSVMNFTAKSALIPNYEGRAMAYIIVALKILYGLDDITEKEISRLVDKINKTAAEKHILTAKLFSFCEWQRYLECRKSALVKVHYPSKIKYDPECPWTSHLYLRFMGLMKSKRDAESPEITNFKHVLSQNLVDAMYQCIDRLNDNSVPLKEMEMFSPSFTPFRSYITQLLDNPHYDMPSTLRTNFYESKIGYVTKPDSLVDLAAQCGIKLDVVDRSLQYFEKIVPPFEQPRMPSLRELVELVNVETPSAEEQNLPKTENLLDYSHRNRPCKLKLNFESFKHYSSVRNKPPEIDDTLDFEEDSCFDKILPDGRLDIPEDSDSEDEATNVSQSKNEDINWTDKSCLLNEQFIKKYNVKLYNHEVESLLHGSKSLKVKYTRCRDEKGKFVKATERNIRENNKRIQKKEFKRIIDVASTESSEDEASPKGRSEKKEVTLIKSDDDDEVVEVPIEGIDLSDLDISILEESTSSAPQRNLENLSLNDKETLFRPYKDYWMYHCIFSRVKAKNFELFVKELPENFLWLLKECAGVVEMTSEDLYEEVCLVEGYHMNILKSKKSKDDADYEFFDCRTKLYSTNTLNKW is encoded by the exons ATGTTTTCGCAATCCCAAAATGTGCAAAGATGCGCACTGTGCAACGgcacaaatttttataaagaagctGGATACTATTTCTGCAGTACATGTCAAACACAAAACGAC GATATCAGAGAAGAGGTGCTCGAAACTCGGTACGATCTCACTACCAGACTCCGGAAAACAAAGATCAGGATTGACAAATCTGAAAAGACTG ATATCATTGGATGGACGAGTTGGGAGTTGTACAATTTTGTTCTTATTGGTATAACCAATGAACTAATAGAAATTGGTGCACATCCTGATGTAAAGTTGACAATTTTGCAACTGTGGACGTACTACCTGACAAAGCTGGAGGTAGCATTCACATCGAGAACCAAGAAATGTATCCCAAAAATGGCAAGGCGCTATCACAAAAA GGATGCAGAAATTATTTACGGCAAAATAcagcagaagaaaaagaagaagagaaaaaaaactagcAATGCCAGTGCTTCCTCTATGATATCCAGTTATGCTAGTCAAGGAAGTAGCTCTGTTAGAGAACTGAATAAGAGTAAA AGACTTCTAGTCAAATCAGAATACAATAAGTATTTGCAAAGTCAAGCCAGCTCTGATACCGATGGCTTCAGCTCCTTGAATCAAAGTTTGTACAGCTTGAAATCCAGTATCAGTAGTCAACAGTCTAGCAATAATATCAG GAtacgttttaataaaaaagcaaaactTGAAACAAGGAAAGTAAGGGCATTGTCAAAGAATGTACCTCGTGCCAAGAGAATGAATTATAGAAAGAAACATGTCACCACACAGTATGCATCTGGACCTAATATTATTACTCCATTAAAACTCTGGTCAATCATTTACTTAGCTTTAAGAATCAATAACCAGGATATACACCTTTCTGATATGCTGAG GTTCGGTAGGGAAGGACATCTTTCGTATTATACACTAGCTCATCTGCTGCCTCCAGAGATAACGCTGACTAAAACTGATGTCAATCTCTTAACTCAAACTACAGACATAACGCATAAAGGTTTAAGAAGAAATACTGCAAGCATTGCGAAATTTTTGAATGTATACGATTTTTCTAAACCCAATTTTCTCAGTTTAATAAGAAGATACTGTGAGGACCTCGAACTACCAA GGGGTATCTTCATATATGCAGAAAGGATTTTCCTGTCGTCCCCATCAGTTATGAATTTCACAGCAAAGTCAGCTCTGATTCCCAACTATGAAGGCAGAGCAATGGCTTATATCATAGTTGCTTTAAAAATTCTGTATGGTCTGGATGACATAACGGAAAAAGAGATAAGTCGGCTAGTAGACAAAATAAACAA GACAGCAGCTGAAAAGCATATCCTAACTGCAAAACTGTTCAGTTTCTGCGAGTGGCAGAGATACCTCGAATGCCGAAAAAGTGCTCTCGTAAAAGTGCACTACCcatcgaaaataaaatacgaCCCAGAATGTCCATGGACTTCCCACTTGTATCTCAGATTTATGGGCTTGATGAAATCCAAGCGAGACGCCGAGTCCCCTGAAATCACGAACTTCAAACACGTCCTATCGCAGAATCTCGTAGATGCCATGTATCAATGCATAGACAGACTGAATGATAATTCAGTACCCCTAAAGGAAATGGAGATGTTTTCTCCGTCCTTTACCCCGTTCCGATCGTACATAACTCAACTTTTGGACAATCCACATTATGACATGCCTAGCACATTGAGAACAAATTTTTACGAGTCGAAAATTGGATACGTAACAAAACCTGATTC GCTCGTCGATTTAGCAGCTCAGTGCGGAATAAAGCTTGACGTGGTCGATCGCAGCCTGCAGTATTTTGAGAAGATAGTTCCGCCGTTTGAGCAGCCCAGAATGCCAAGTTTGCGAGAGCTGGTCGAACTCGTAAACGTGGAAACTCCGAGCGCGGAAGAACAGAATTTACCAAAGACTGAGAATTTACTAGACTATTCCCACAGGAATCGGCCttgtaaattaaaattgaatttcgaaAGTTTCAAACATTATTCTTCGGTTCGCAACAAGCCTCCGGAAATCGACGATACTTTGGATTTCGAAGAGGACAGTTGCTTCGATAAGATTTTACCCGATGGACGACTCGACATTCCAGAGGACTCCGATTCCGAAGACGAAGCCACTAATGTAAGTCAATCCAAGAACGAAGACATCAACTGGACTGATAAAAGTTGCTTGTTAAACGAgcaatttattaaaaagtacAATGTAAAATTGTACAATCATGAGGTAGAATCTCTCTTACACGGAAGTAAATCGTTAAAAGTTAAATACACTCGTTGTCGAGATGAGAAAGGAAAATTTGTCAAAGCCACAGAGAGAAATATAAGGGAAAATAATAAGAGAATACAGAAAAAGGAATTCAAGAGGATCATAGATGTCGCGTCAACTGAATCAAGCGAGGACGAAGCTTCGCCCAAAGGTAGAAGCGAAAAGAAAGAAGTTACGTTAATTAAGtctgacgacgacgacgaagtgGTCGAGGTGCCGATCGAAGGAATCGATTTATCCGATCTCGACATCTCGATTTTAGAAGAAAGCACGAGTAGTGCACCCCAGAGGAATCTCGAAAATCTCTCGCTAAACGACAAGGAAACGCTCTTCAGGCCTTACAAAGATTACTGGATGTATCATTGCATTTTCAGTCGTGTCAAGGCAAAGAATTTCGAGCTGTTTGTAAAAGAGTTACCCGAGAATTTTCTGTGGCTGTTAAAAGAATGTGCCGGTGTTGTCGAAATGACATCCGAAGATCTGTACGAAGAGGTTTGTCTAGTCGAGGGTTACCACATGAACATTTTGAAATCAAAAAAGTCCAAAGACGACGCAGATTACGAATTCTTCGATTGTCGTACCAAGCTGTACTCGACCAATACTTTGAATAAATGGTAA
- the LOC100121623 gene encoding glutaredoxin-related protein 5, mitochondrial, whose product MLTSRVFRAAQLLRGFATKPEEIGQLVKKNKVVVFMKGVPEEPRCGFSNAVVQIMRMHGVQYDAHDVLKDENLRQGIKDFSNWPTIPQVFINGEFVGGCDIVLQMHQNGELIEELKKVGINSALLTKEQEKDSSKSDKGSKD is encoded by the exons ATGCTCACCTCACGTGTCTTCAGGGCTGCTCAGCTACTTCGAGGATTTGCAACGAAACCGGAGGAAATCGGACAACTGGTCAAA AAAAACAAGGTTGTGGTGTTCATGAAAGGTGTTCCAGAGGAGCCGAGGTGTGGATTCAGTAATGCCGTTGTGCAGATCATGAGAATGCATGGGGTTCAGTACGATGCGCACGATGTTCTCAAGGACGAAAACCTCAGACAAG GAATCAAAGATTTCTCTAACTGGCCAACGATACCCCAAGTATTTATCAATGGAGAGTTTGTCGGAGGCTGTGACATTGTCTTGCAAATGCACCAGAATGGAGAGCTTATCGAAGAGCTGAAAAAGGTTGGAATCAACAGTGCTCTTCTAACCAAAGAACAGGAGAAAGACAGTTCGAAATCAGACAAGGGTTCGAAGGATTAA